One Terriglobia bacterium genomic window, AACGCGCTTTCTTTTGAGAAACTTCCAGACTGCCTATGGGCGCGTCGTCCATGCGTTCCAGGCACAGCAGATTGGCTCCGTCGTCGATGACGGAGATCACCATGGCCCAATGATTCGCGAGCGCCTTTTTTTCCGCTGCCTGGGCGATCTCTTTCGCGACTTCGAGAGTGAGGGTCGGTTTGTGCCCGAGATCGGCGGACCAACCATAGCCGCGGGAAAGCAGCAACGCGAGACCACACAGGATTGTTTTTTGAGACAGCATCTTCATAACAATAGACCGAGTGAGGACCCGGTAGCAAGCAGGAGTTAGGAAAGCTCGGCGACCGTGCGACCCTGATATCGCTTGTGAAAGACGCCGTCCCGGATAATCGCGAGCAGAGCGCGGCGGTCTTGCAGCAGGCTGAGATCCAATAGCGGATTTCCATCGACGACAATCAGATCCGCGAGGTATCCTTCGCGTACCCGCCCGAGTTTTTCTCCTGTGTCACCGGCCCAGGCTTCTCCGCCGTAAGCGGTGGCGGCGCGCAATGCTTCCCATGGCGCGAAACCGAAGAGATTCACAAAATGTTCCAGATCGCGCGATTCGGTGCCGTGCGGCAGCCAGGCAAAACCGTAGTCGCCGAACGGCAGGATCTTGATCCCGGCCGCATGCATCTTGCGCATGACCTTGATGCCTTCTTCCAGTTCGCGTTTGTTACCGATCATCTCGGCGACGTCGGTCGTGATGCCCCATTCCGCGGCTTCGTAAGTGGTGTTATAGCGCGCGGCGATCGCCGGCGAGACGTAATGCCGGCGCCGGGCGTTCGCGAGAAGTTCTATAGTTTCGTCGGTCGCGAAGGTTGCATGGAAGATGAATTCCACGCCGAATTTGAGGCACTGGCGCACGGAAGAATCGGCGTGCGCGTGAGCGGCGATCCGCTTGCCGACATTCTGAGCGGTTTCAGTAATCGCCTTGACCTCGTCGTCCGTCATCGGATTGTGATAGCCGGCCATACGCGGATAGCAAAAGCTATCGCCTGAGTTGTTGAACTTGATCAGGTCCACGCCTTCGCGCACCAGCATCCTGGTTACTTTGCGGAACTCGTCCGGGCCGTCGCAGATGATCGATATCGAAGGATGTTGCTGATTGAGCTGGTTGTCGTCGGCGAGACCGCCCGTAACGGTGAGTTCCGGCGAGCCGGCAAGCATCCGGGGTCCTGGGATTTTTCCCGCATTGATTTCGTTCCGGATCACGACATCTAGCCGGGGCTTCGCCGAGGCCGCGCCGATTAGCGAGGTGAATCCCATATCGAGTGCGAGCTTAGCGTTATGCATGGTGAAGAGAACGTGCTCTTCGACAGGCATGCCGGTGAGTTCCGCGACAGTCGTTCCGTTGTTGTAGGTCAGGTGCGAGTGAGTGTTGATGAGACCTGGCATCAACGTGGCGCCCCCCAGATCGATCACTTCCCGCCCGGCGCGCGGCAGACGCTCGTTCGGAGCCGCGACGGACACAATGCGATCGCCTTCGACAGCGACTTCGCCGGGCCTGAGTTTTTCTTCGGTGCCCTCGAATATCACAGCATTCGTGAACAATATTCCTGGCATGACGTTCTCCAGTTAAGCAGTCTTCTTCCGATTGCGGGCCGCAAAAAGCGACATGGCGTAGTTCACTTGTTTAGGACGCTCGATGGGCGCCCAATGTCCGCAGCCCGTGAGTATTTGAAGCTCCGCTCCACGGATTGCGCTCATGAGGGCACGCGCCACCGCTACAGGCGCAGTGCGATCTTCGTCTCCGGTGAGCAGCAGCACCGGACAATCGATCGCGCCGAGATCCGCCGCCACCGCATCCGCCAAAGCTTCGCAGTTTCGCGCATAACCTTCAGGATTCTGCGCCATCAGGCTCTCGCGAGCGAATGCGACGGCCGTGGGCGTATTGACTTTCGTGTCCGCGGATGTTCCGGCGGCGGCGACCGCATCGGCAATTCCACGCATGCCCTCCGACCGCGCCTTCGCCGCTCTATCGCGCAATGCGTTGCGGGCGGGCTCTGGCGGCTCGGAAAACGCTCCGACAAGGACCATGCTGGCAATTCGGTCGGGCGTTTTCGCCGCGAGATGCTGGCAAACGATCGTCCCCATCGAGTGTCCGGCTAAATGCACGCGCTTTGCGCCGGTTTGCTCAATAACGCTCAACAGGTCTTCAACGTGGCTTGCGATCGAGATGTTTTCCGCAAGCGGTGATCGGCCGGAGCCGGCAAGATCGAAACAGA contains:
- a CDS encoding heme-binding protein, encoding MKMLSQKTILCGLALLLSRGYGWSADLGHKPTLTLEVAKEIAQAAEKKALANHWAMVISVIDDGANLLCLERMDDAPIGSLEVSQKKARSAVIFKSPTKDFADALAKGATALLKLDILPFEGGIPLVVDGKVIGAIGVSGGAAEQDGQVAKAGADWFSANARSSK
- a CDS encoding amidohydrolase family protein, whose product is MPGILFTNAVIFEGTEEKLRPGEVAVEGDRIVSVAAPNERLPRAGREVIDLGGATLMPGLINTHSHLTYNNGTTVAELTGMPVEEHVLFTMHNAKLALDMGFTSLIGAASAKPRLDVVIRNEINAGKIPGPRMLAGSPELTVTGGLADDNQLNQQHPSISIICDGPDEFRKVTRMLVREGVDLIKFNNSGDSFCYPRMAGYHNPMTDDEVKAITETAQNVGKRIAAHAHADSSVRQCLKFGVEFIFHATFATDETIELLANARRRHYVSPAIAARYNTTYEAAEWGITTDVAEMIGNKRELEEGIKVMRKMHAAGIKILPFGDYGFAWLPHGTESRDLEHFVNLFGFAPWEALRAATAYGGEAWAGDTGEKLGRVREGYLADLIVVDGNPLLDLSLLQDRRALLAIIRDGVFHKRYQGRTVAELS
- a CDS encoding alpha/beta hydrolase, translating into MSGTTRQLFVEEAGGKGEPLVLVPGLGGSVNTWHPQTQVLKRDLRLFCFDLAGSGRSPLAENISIASHVEDLLSVIEQTGAKRVHLAGHSMGTIVCQHLAAKTPDRIASMVLVGAFSEPPEPARNALRDRAAKARSEGMRGIADAVAAAGTSADTKVNTPTAVAFARESLMAQNPEGYARNCEALADAVAADLGAIDCPVLLLTGDEDRTAPVAVARALMSAIRGAELQILTGCGHWAPIERPKQVNYAMSLFAARNRKKTA